A stretch of the Diorhabda sublineata isolate icDioSubl1.1 chromosome 11, icDioSubl1.1, whole genome shotgun sequence genome encodes the following:
- the LOC130450428 gene encoding uncharacterized protein LOC130450428, with protein sequence MILLAEKLAKVQRLAAIGITGAQRSTTQAAQDVLLNLKPLDLHIKGLAAKSALRLRETGLWKQSNYGHTRILREIENMADTVDKGVLEQCTDYTTAKLTFDIDLNILIPTREDWEENPGTAELRAIERAADLIRCRDEAVRDITIYTNSQAILILLSSTTVRSRSVVSCNKALSWIRDRKVRLCWIPGHSNVEGKQLADKLAKLGTTRSGDKAVGLPLPPIKLLRDAIDRTLEGELGKRWSNRDDCVISRSLWPVLQKKKTTELLGYGKASIRRVVAVITGHCTVGSRLRKMGIRTNDLCAECIEEEEVIEHLMCHCTALASKRLQCMGSETLECLEETADLNHFIANRRREQGPGNGRDREG encoded by the exons ATGATATTACTAGCGGAAAAACTTGCCAAGGTGCAAAGGCTAGCAGCCATAGGCATAACGGGAGCACAAAGAAGCACAACCCAGGCCGCACAGGATGTACTGCTGAATCTGAAACCACTGGATCTGCACATAAAAGGATTAGCAGCTAAAAGTGCCCTCAGACTGAGGGAAACTGGGCTGTGGAAACAATCCAACTATGGGCACACCAGGATACTAAGGGAGATAGAGAATATGGCGGATACAGTAGACAAAGGTGTGTTGGAACAATGCACCGACTACACTACCGCCAAACTGACTTTTGATATAGACTTGAACATCCTCATACCAACGAGAGAAGACTGGGAAGAGAACCCAGGAACA GCCGAGCTGCGGGCAATAGAACGAGCCGCGGATCTAATCCGATGCAGAGATGAAGCGGTGCGTGACATCACAATCTACACGAATAGCCAAGCGATTCTGATATTACTATCGTCTACGACAGTGAGATCTAGGTCAGTGGTGAGCTGTAACAAAGCCCTGTCATGGATTCGTGACCGAAAGGTTAGACTTTGCTGGATACCTGGACACAGCAATGTAGAAGGGAAACAATTGGCAGACAAACTAGCCAAATTAGGAACGACCAGGAGCGGGGACAAAGCGGTGGGCTTGCCACTACCACCGATCAAATTGCTGAGAGACGCGATAGATAGAACATTAGAGGGAGAGCTTGGCAAGAGATGGAGTAATAGAGATGACTGTGTTATCTCACGCTCCTTGTGGCCGGTGTtacagaagaagaagacaacAGAACTGCTAGGCTATGGGAAAGCCTCGATCCGAAGGGTCGTAGCAGTGATTACTGGTCACTGCACAGTAGGCTCTAGACTTAGGAAAATGGGTATCAGAACCAACGATCTCTGTGCAGAATGCATTGAAGAGGAAGAGGTAATAGAACACCTAATGTGTCACTGCACAGCATTGGCGTCGAAACGACTACAATGCATGGGGAGTGAAACATTGGAATGTCTAGAAGAAACAGCGGACCTGAATCACTTCATTGCAAACCGGAGAAGGGAGCAAGGGCCTGGCAACGGAAGAGATAGGGAAGGGTAG